Below is a genomic region from Vitis riparia cultivar Riparia Gloire de Montpellier isolate 1030 chromosome 16, EGFV_Vit.rip_1.0, whole genome shotgun sequence.
cAACTATCACCATTTTTCTTACATACTTTTTTTCATCCTCAGTGGCATCTCCCATTTCCATGTCCTCTCCTTGATCATATCTATCATAAATCCATGATGGGAAATATATTTGACTTGAATGCTCTGCAAATGCATTCACATTCTTCCTTTTCCCCACCATTTCCAAtaacaacattccaaaactataaacatcagCCTTAAATGATACACCTCCAATGTTTTTGTAGAACAATTCAGGAGCAATGTAGCCCAAGGTTCCTCTAGCAGCAGTGACTGATACAATACTTTCATCTGTTGAGTATAATTTTGCAAGACCGAAATCTGAAACTTTTGGAGTGAAGTCTTCATCAAGAAGAATGTTGTGTGGcttgatatcaaaatgaagaatttgcatATCACACCCTTGATGTAAGTATTCGATCCCACGTCCTACTCCAAGTGCAATCTTGTATAATCTTTCCCAACTCAAAGGAATGTTGTTTCCTTgatcaagaaaaacaaacttATCAAGAGATCCATTGGGCATGTAGTCATATATAAGGGCCCATTTTGATCTCTGTATGCAAAATCCAACAAGTCTCACCACATTAACATGATGAATTCTTCCAATTGTAGCAACTTCATTGATAAAATCTTGCCCATTAGCCTTTGACATAACCAACATTTTTACAGCTACAATGCGGCCACTTCGGAGTTTTCCTTTGTACACAGAGCCAAAACCTCCTTGACCCAATTTATGCTTAAAATTATAAGTCATCTTCTTTATGTCTGAATATGTGTATTTGATTGGTCGAAGATTTTGGTAGTTATGTAGGAATTCTTCAATATCATCATCTAATGATAAGTGTCTCCGTCGAAACTTGTAAATTAAATAGGCAAAGAGGCACAAAATACCAATCACAGCTCGTCCGATGATGATCATGACTACATATAAATCACATGTTAAAGATATGAAAAACGTCAGAGGAAGATTTATAATCATCTAACCACATTCAATCATCAAATGcaacaaataaaattagttttgaaaaggTAATTTCACCTATATCTTAGGTTTTGGATTTCCACTCAAACATAGTCATGtgactctttttcttttgggtgaCAGCATGATATACATAAAGGATGGAATAATCAAttgagaaaatttgttttgttgtacAAAATTAAGGAATGAAATTAGATGCCAAATTCCAACTCTATTCTTCAATTTCCTTGTACTCTAACAAATCTGGgaataatttgaaatcaaatacattacaaatttttttaaaaataataataattttatttgaaagaaaatttctgAATTTCAcaaattggaatttcaatttaTGATTCATTTTGTACAACCAAATGCATTGCCAAACTTGATTGTCGGCTTTTATCTTGAATGAAAGGATTCCAAAAGGCCAGGCAAAAAGAGGTATAAGACATGTGCAATTATAGACTTATTGAGATCTGGAAGCCTTACCCATGAGTTGAAATATCAAGATTGTCCCAGCTGCAAATATGAGaggaacaaaaattattaagttcaagaaaagaaagattcatACATATGATAGATTTAAAATGAGCAAGaaacaaatacaagaaaaatattattactgCTATtggttttgattaaaaattaggAAGAGATGGATAGGATAGAAGAGAAAGggtaatattaataataataatcatcatcatAGTTATTATTAGTTAAGTGGACGAAAAATCCAATCATTTATTATACtattgattaatttaaatatattttctttattcagCTATGACCTCAGTCTCAAATGtcctataatatttttaaaatttttagaaatttattatatatatttaaattaaaaataaaattaagcacaTACCACATATTGACTATTGTGGGATTGAATGTGTAATTTAGAATAACAgttctttatttcattcatttatcgtgaactccaaaaataaattatcatttcattttatcatcaaattaataattttttattattattataaagaacTTCTCAAAGCCTTACCAATTATGTCTCCATCCAAAAGATATCCGAAGTCTGCAGGTTGAAATTCAGTAAATATGGTCAATGGTAAAAGTAGAAGAAGCTCTTGCATTTTGCTCTATGTGACTGCCAACTAGACAATCATATTAAGCAGCCCACAGGTACCATGTTGAAATTaatggaatgaaaataaaaaaaaataaaataaaaaaaaatctctttctttcttctacaACAAATGGAACTAATAAGCCTTACTTTGGATAAAGTAGTCCACGTGTAATGTATATCCTGTTAACAGAAAAACaacataaattgaatttaacatGAGAAAGATAATAGAAGTAAAAATGAACATGAAAGATAATAAAAGTAAACTCCCAAAGTCTCACTGATATAGAGAAAGCACCATGTCAGAAAGTTCCGACCTGCAAGATCAAACCAATTAAGCAAATATTATTAGTTATAAAATGTTGaagcaaaataaatacatgaatggataaaaataaacattgcTCATACGTTTGGTGCACTGTACGGTATAATTGCTATAATTCCGCTCGCAGTGTAGCCCTTTCACCTTGCATTCGCTTTTGCAGCGGAAGCTCAAAAATGAAAGATCAAGCCCCAGAAGCAGCACTTCTTGCAAATCTGACTTTGAAAGATTGCCGGGCTTCAAGAATCGAGTAGCAATAGTCCTGAGGATGGTGCATGAATACTTAATATCTCCCACACCCATGGATTTTCGTCCGACTAGTGCATAAACATATGCTTGTGAGGAAGATGAAGTCACATTGCTTCTGTTGC
It encodes:
- the LOC117933660 gene encoding rust resistance kinase Lr10-like — translated: MMFREAKLVALALFHTFLLAICAANGNQTCRPSSCGEIQNISNPFRLKGDPSGCGDPDYELVCENNRTMVNVREGEKYYVADINYDHSTIRVVDPGVEKGNCLSTPLYSYHYIWGTYDTNWEEVTNTTVLMNCEQPISDGNYIPITPCNRSNVTSSSSQAYVYALVGRKSMGVGDIKYSCTILRTIATRFLKPGNLSKSDLQEVLLLGLDLSFLSFRCKSECKVKGLHCERNYSNYTVQCTKRRNFLTWCFLYIRYTLHVDYFIQNFGYLLDGDIIAGTILIFQLMVMIIIGRAVIGILCLFAYLIYKFRRRHLSLDDDIEEFLHNYQNLRPIKYTYSDIKKMTYNFKHKLGQGGFGSVYKGKLRSGRIVAVKMLVMSKANGQDFINEVATIGRIHHVNVVRLVGFCIQRSKWALIYDYMPNGSLDKFVFLDQGNNIPLSWERLYKIALGVGRGIEYLHQGCDMQILHFDIKPHNILLDEDFTPKVSDFGLAKLYSTDESIVSVTAARGTLGYIAPELFYKNIGGVSFKADVYSFGMLLLEMVGKRKNVNAFAEHSSQIYFPSWIYDRYDQGEDMEMGDATEDEKKYVRKMVIVALWCVQMKPVDRPSMSKTLEMLEGEIELLKMPPKPTLWSIENHEQSMVELPISSSNSMGTISLNGR